TGGAGGCACTCGACATCGAACGGGGCTGGCAGGGTCCGTCCCATCCCCCGGAACCGTCCGCGGCGCGCGAGTGGGCCCTGGTGCGGTTCAACCTCGTCGAGGCCGTCTACAACCTCGGGAGCTGGGAGGCCGCCAATGCGCGTCTGTCCAATCTGGAGGAGACAGCGCGTGGGGATGCCTTCCTGTGGAACTTCTTCCCCGTCCAACGCGCGTGGATCCTCGCCCACACCGGACGCGGAGAGGACGCGCTCAGCGCCCTCGCCCAGGTGGACTGGCGACGCCTGCCCCGGATGTACCGGAGCGAGGCGCACTTCGCCCGTGCCGCCTCGCTGCTGGCGGTGCACCGGTACGAGGAGGCGCGGCGGGAGGCCCGCACGGGGATGAAGCACGCGCTCCGGGTTTCGAGCACGCGCAACGGGCTGTTCCTGCTCGGGCGCATCAGCCTGGCGGAGGGGCTCCCGGAAGAGGCCTTGCGCTTCTTCGAGGCCGGCGCCATGCACCCCTACCAGGGTCAGGGAGGAGATGGCCTGCTGGCCTGGGGGGACTGCCTCGCGGAACTCGGCCGTCATGACGAGGCCCGGGAGGCCTGGCGGCTCGTCCTCACGCGAGACAAGCAGAGCGGTGCGGCCTCGCGGGCGGCCTCGCGGCTCGGGCTCCAC
Above is a window of Cystobacter fuscus DNA encoding:
- a CDS encoding tetratricopeptide repeat protein, translating into MTLAIAGLARVPPELLLVLVAWLLLWPPVHRLLLHLTTWCFNRGAFRAALALTRVLEHLPLAAWMRPILWREEFYAHSALGYTEKAVSGARNLAVHAKADACLPCANCAINLFINAGLYLEALDIERGWQGPSHPPEPSAAREWALVRFNLVEAVYNLGSWEAANARLSNLEETARGDAFLWNFFPVQRAWILAHTGRGEDALSALAQVDWRRLPRMYRSEAHFARAASLLAVHRYEEARREARTGMKHALRVSSTRNGLFLLGRISLAEGLPEEALRFFEAGAMHPYQGQGGDGLLAWGDCLAELGRHDEAREAWRLVLTRDKQSGAASRAASRLGLHGLVSGKEGDADAGK